Proteins from one Longimicrobium sp. genomic window:
- a CDS encoding ferredoxin family protein — MTYVIAEPCVGTKDGSCVQVCPVDCIYEAESQFYINPDECIDCGACEPECPVQAIFPDTDVPPEWNDYIEKNRALSAEVAA; from the coding sequence ATGACCTACGTGATCGCCGAGCCGTGCGTCGGCACCAAGGACGGCAGCTGCGTGCAGGTGTGCCCGGTGGACTGCATCTACGAGGCGGAGAGCCAGTTCTACATCAACCCCGACGAGTGCATCGACTGCGGGGCGTGCGAGCCCGAGTGCCCGGTGCAGGCCATCTTCCCCGACACCGACGTGCCGCCGGAGTGGAACGACTACATCGAGAAGAACCGCGCCCTCTCGGCGGAGGTCGCCGCGTGA